One segment of Mycobacterium spongiae DNA contains the following:
- a CDS encoding PE family protein, with the protein MSFVVVVPEGVGSAATHLAGVGSALSTADAAAAAQTTAVLAAAEDEVSAAIAALFSAHGQAYQAASAQAAGFHAQFVQALTAGAGAYAGAEAASAAPLDGLLGVLNAQSVALTGRPLIGNGANGAPGTGANGAPGGWLLGDGGAGGSGAAGMAGGTGGAAGLFGAGGAGGAGGSSTVDAGGAGGAGGAGGWLWGTGGAGGAGGLSDSVSGAGGIGGVGGAGGLFGAGGVGGAGGFSGGGTGGAGGAGGTGGLLAGLVGAGGGDGGSGGLGLTGGAGGAGGVGGLVAGPGGAGGTGGFGGGNLGGAGGAGGNAGLLFGAGGAGGTGGSGGVGSAGGAGGNAGLLLSSGGAGGAGGTGFDGSSGAGGTGGDAGWLGFGGIGGAGGGAPDATGGAGGAGGTGGLLFGSGGAGGAGGEGAITGGDGGVGGNAVLIGNGGNAGLGGTGPTTGATGVGGIGGLLLGLDGFNAPASTSALHTLQQQALATINAPIQDLTGRPLIGNGTPGPAGSAANGSPGGWLLGDGGAGGSGDAASGQAGGDGGAAGLWGAGGTGGSGGSSPVGGGAGGIAGAGGWLFGDGGIGGAGGFSIGGAGGAGGAGGAGGLWSAGGSGGVGGGSAFAGGGIGGAGGTGGLLAGLVGAGGGDGGTGGANFIGGLGGAGGAGGDAGLLGGPGGAGGDGGFGRTDGGSGGAGGNAGLLLGGGGVGGDGGFGPQDSGGDGGAGGDAGLLLGAGGAGGAGGIGDVAGGDGGAGGNAGWVGFGGAGGTGGIGFDGGGGAGGNGGSGGQLWGSGGAGGEGGEGNAGGVGAGDGGAGGIGGNAGLIGNGGNGGNGGTGDTTGSPGTGGAGGLLLGQNGLNGLS; encoded by the coding sequence ATGTCGTTTGTAGTGGTGGTACCGGAGGGGGTGGGGTCGGCGGCCACGCACTTAGCCGGCGTGGGGTCGGCGCTCAGCACCGCCGATGCGGCGGCAGCCGCCCAGACGACGGCGGTACTTGCCGCCGCCGAGGATGAGGTTTCGGCGGCGATCGCGGCGCTGTTTTCGGCCCACGGCCAGGCCTATCAGGCTGCCAGCGCGCAGGCGGCGGGGTTTCACGCCCAGTTCGTGCAGGCCTTGACCGCTGGTGCGGGGGCCTATGCCGGCGCGGAGGCGGCTAGCGCCGCGCCGCTGGACGGGTTGCTCGGCGTGCTCAATGCGCAAAGTGTGGCGCTGACGGGGCGCCCGTTGATCGGCAACGGCGCCAATGGGGCTCCGGGGACTGGGGCCAACGGGGCGCCGGGGGGCTGGCTGCTCGGTGATGGTGGGGCCGGCGGGTCGGGGGCGGCGGGAATGGCCGGTGGCACCGGCGGGGCGGCCGGGTTGTTTGGTGCCGGCGGTGCCGGTGGCGCCGGGGGCAGTTCCACGGTCGATGCCGGTGGGGCCGGAGGTGCCGGTGGGGCCGGGGGCTGGCTGTGGGGAACCGGCGGGGCCGGCGGCGCGGGCGGGCTCAGCGACTCCGTCAGTGGGGCCGGCGGTATCGGCGGGGTCGGCGGGGCCGGTGGGCTGTTCGGTGCCGGCGGGGTCGGCGGGGCCGGTGGGTTCAGCGGTGGTGGTACTGGCGGTGCCGGCGGTGCCGGCGGGACCGGCGGGCTGCTGGCCGGGTTGGTCGGCGCCGGCGGAGGTGACGGCGGATCGGGCGGACTTGGGCTCACCGGGGGTGCCGGTGGGGCGGGCGGCGTCGGCGGGCTGGTGGCCGGGCCGGGCGGTGCCGGCGGGACCGGCGGATTCGGAGGAGGCAACCTAGGCGGTGCCGGCGGGGCCGGCGGAAACGCCGGGCTGCTATTCGGGGCCGGCGGTGCCGGCGGGACCGGCGGGTCGGGGGGAGTCGGGAGTGCCGGTGGGGCGGGCGGCAACGCTGGGTTGCTGTTGTCTAGCGGCGGGGCCGGCGGCGCCGGCGGAACCGGCTTTGACGGTAGCAGCGGAGCCGGCGGGACCGGCGGCGATGCAGGCTGGCTCGGCTTCGGCGGGATCGGCGGCGCCGGCGGTGGCGCCCCCGACGCTACCGGGGGTGCCGGCGGGGCCGGCGGCACCGGCGGACTGCTGTTCGGTAGCGGCGGGGCCGGCGGCGCCGGCGGGGAAGGCGCCATCACCGGCGGTGACGGCGGCGTCGGTGGCAACGCAGTGCTGATCGGCAACGGCGGCAATGCAGGCCTTGGCGGCACCGGTCCCACTACTGGCGCTACCGGTGTCGGCGGGATCGGCGGATTGCTGCTGGGCCTCGACGGCTTCAACGCCCCGGCGAGCACATCAGCGCTGCACACCTTGCAGCAACAGGCACTGGCCACAATCAACGCACCCATCCAAGACCTGACCGGGCGCCCGCTGATTGGCAACGGCACGCCCGGGCCAGCCGGCAGCGCGGCCAACGGTAGCCCGGGTGGGTGGCTGCTTGGCGATGGTGGGGCCGGCGGGTCTGGCGACGCGGCCTCGGGTCAGGCAGGCGGGGACGGTGGGGCCGCCGGGCTGTGGGGCGCCGGCGGCACCGGCGGGAGCGGCGGGAGCTCACCCGTCGGCGGCGGGGCCGGCGGGATTGCTGGGGCCGGTGGCTGGCTGTTCGGTGACGGCGGGATCGGCGGGGCCGGCGGGTTCAGCATCGGCGGCGCTGGTGGGGCTGGTGGGGCCGGCGGTGCCGGTGGGCTGTGGAGCGCCGGCGGGTCTGGCGGCGTCGGCGGCGGCAGCGCCTTCGCCGGCGGCGGGATCGGCGGGGCCGGAGGTACCGGCGGGCTGCTGGCCGGGTTGGTCGGCGCCGGCGGCGGGGACGGCGGAACGGGTGGAGCCAACTTCATCGGCGGGCTCGGTGGGGCTGGCGGTGCTGGCGGTGACGCCGGCCTGCTCGGTGGTCCCGGTGGCGCGGGCGGGGACGGCGGATTCGGCAGAACGGACGGAGGGTCGGGCGGGGCCGGCGGCAACGCCGGGCTGCTGCTCGGTGGCGGCGGCGTTGGCGGGGACGGTGGATTCGGGCCGCAGGACAGCGGCGGGGACGGCGGGGCCGGCGGCGACGCCGGGCTGCTGCTCGGGGCCGGCGGGGCCGGCGGGGCCGGCGGAATCGGAGACGTCGCCGGTGGGGACGGCGGGGCCGGCGGCAACGCCGGCTGGGTTGGCTTCGGCGGAGCGGGCGGCACCGGCGGAATTGGCTTTGACGGTGGCGGGGGCGCCGGCGGAAACGGCGGCAGCGGCGGGCAGCTATGGGGCAGCGGCGGCGCCGGCGGCGAAGGCGGCGAAGGCAACGCCGGCGGCGTCGGCGCGGGCGACGGCGGGGCCGGTGGCATCGGCGGAAACGCCGGGCTGATCGGCAACGGCGGCAACGGCGGCAACGGCGGCACCGGCGACACCACCGGCAGCCCGGGCACCGGCGGCGCCGGCGGCCTGCTGCTGGGCCAAAACGGGCTCAATGGGTTGTCGTAG
- a CDS encoding PAS domain-containing protein, giving the protein MSHDWLLVETLGDEPAVVAQGCQLKNLVPVAKFLRRSPYLSAVQTAIAETLQTGKSLTSITPKSDRVIRTEPVVMLDGRMHGVHVWTGPADADPPERPTPGALKWDLTRGVATDTAESLANSGKNPQIELAYGRAFADDLPARQLNPNETKVLAMAVKAQPGQKLCSTWDLHDWEGHPIRIGFVARTRLEPESDGRDHLVARAMNWRCEIKDGTPTVDDLAQRVLNGLAQAGVHRALVDLSNWTLLKWLDDPCTFYDWRPSETNGPRVHPDDQHVIAAMTAEFANGSASRVLRLPGHHTDWVPVHVTLSRIELEPDTFAGLVSLRLPTDEELTEAGLPKAADQPT; this is encoded by the coding sequence ATGAGCCACGACTGGCTGCTCGTGGAGACGCTGGGGGATGAACCGGCCGTGGTGGCACAGGGGTGCCAGCTCAAGAACCTCGTCCCGGTTGCCAAGTTCCTGCGCCGTAGCCCCTACCTGTCCGCGGTCCAGACCGCGATCGCCGAGACACTGCAGACCGGCAAGAGCCTGACCAGCATCACCCCCAAGAGCGACCGCGTCATCCGCACCGAACCGGTGGTAATGCTGGACGGCCGCATGCACGGCGTCCACGTGTGGACCGGCCCAGCCGACGCGGACCCGCCCGAGCGGCCGACGCCGGGTGCACTCAAATGGGACCTCACCCGTGGCGTGGCTACCGACACCGCAGAGTCACTCGCGAATAGCGGCAAGAATCCCCAGATCGAGCTCGCCTACGGCAGAGCCTTCGCCGACGACCTGCCGGCACGCCAACTCAATCCGAACGAAACCAAGGTGCTGGCCATGGCCGTTAAGGCGCAACCAGGCCAAAAACTCTGCAGCACATGGGACCTCCATGATTGGGAGGGACACCCGATCCGGATCGGCTTCGTCGCCCGCACGAGGCTCGAACCGGAATCGGATGGCCGCGATCATCTGGTCGCACGGGCGATGAACTGGCGCTGCGAAATCAAAGACGGAACGCCCACAGTCGACGATCTAGCCCAACGCGTCCTCAACGGGTTGGCACAGGCCGGAGTCCACCGGGCGCTGGTAGACCTCAGCAATTGGACACTGCTGAAATGGCTCGATGACCCCTGCACCTTCTACGACTGGCGGCCCAGCGAGACAAATGGACCGCGCGTGCATCCCGACGATCAGCACGTGATCGCGGCCATGACAGCGGAATTCGCGAACGGGTCAGCCAGCCGCGTGCTGCGACTTCCCGGACACCACACCGATTGGGTGCCGGTACACGTCACACTGAGCCGAATCGAACTGGAACCAGATACCTTCGCCGGCCTTGTCTCATTGCGGTTGCCCACCGACGAAGAATTGACCGAAGCCGGGCTACCGAAAGCCGCCGACCAACCAACCTGA
- a CDS encoding radical SAM protein — protein MGLRGDRIHRYVNAFCPHCHAEQPARALHRVTRLSGWLAERDGRVWLVRGCPEHGLVRTLYDEDPEILAYLEEWTAPTKAHIPDVPENFDPVPQAYLRGMPQMQTQHTCILLEDIADTCNLRCPTCFTDSSPELRNVVAIDDVLANVDQRLERENGHLDVVMLSGGEPSLHPQLPELLAALSARPVTRILLNTNGVRIAHDDDLVDLLSKHRQRVEVYLQYDGLSLAAHRYHRGGDLRRIKHDALLRLSDREVFTTLVMTAALGVNDHEIGDVVRLALQTPFVGGVCVQPQFGSGRSGFIDPADRLTHTGVLKRLGPQTDGLVTWRDLTALPCSHPHCCSVGYLLRDDGGRWRSLVALIGHDNLKDQLGLIANRIVDSDIPSELQLAVRESLMGLLSEQASLSHPRMSDVWRLICENCDLGIATLLTLASSALPGRRRQLRRLLGERVVRLTVKPFMDMSTMIEERLMQCCVHVGTRASQDQCAPFCAVQAWPELGQQRLSMAAKRRLPVVG, from the coding sequence ATGGGACTGCGGGGTGATCGTATCCATCGCTACGTCAATGCATTTTGCCCCCACTGCCACGCCGAACAGCCTGCACGGGCACTGCATCGCGTGACACGGCTGAGTGGCTGGCTGGCCGAGCGTGACGGGCGGGTTTGGTTGGTGCGTGGCTGCCCCGAGCACGGACTCGTGCGTACTCTCTACGACGAAGATCCGGAAATCCTTGCTTATCTCGAGGAATGGACGGCGCCGACGAAGGCGCACATTCCGGATGTTCCGGAGAACTTTGATCCCGTCCCTCAGGCGTATCTGCGCGGTATGCCCCAGATGCAGACACAGCACACCTGCATCCTTTTGGAAGATATCGCGGATACCTGCAACCTACGTTGCCCGACCTGCTTTACGGACTCTTCGCCGGAGCTACGCAACGTCGTCGCGATCGACGATGTGCTCGCTAACGTCGATCAGCGTCTGGAGCGGGAGAACGGCCACCTTGATGTGGTGATGCTCAGCGGTGGCGAACCGAGCCTGCACCCACAGCTGCCGGAGTTATTGGCAGCACTGAGCGCGCGACCGGTTACCCGAATCTTATTGAACACCAATGGTGTACGAATTGCCCACGATGATGATCTGGTGGACTTGCTGAGCAAGCATCGGCAGCGCGTGGAGGTGTACCTGCAATATGACGGGTTGTCGTTAGCCGCTCACCGATACCACCGCGGCGGCGACCTTCGTCGGATCAAACACGATGCATTGCTGCGGCTTTCTGATCGCGAAGTCTTCACCACACTGGTCATGACGGCTGCACTGGGTGTCAATGACCACGAGATCGGCGATGTCGTTCGGCTTGCCCTTCAGACGCCCTTCGTGGGCGGGGTGTGCGTTCAGCCTCAGTTTGGTTCCGGACGTTCAGGATTCATCGACCCGGCGGACCGGCTGACGCACACCGGTGTGCTCAAGCGGTTGGGGCCCCAGACCGACGGTCTGGTTACGTGGCGGGATCTGACCGCATTGCCATGCTCGCACCCGCACTGTTGTTCGGTGGGGTATCTGCTCCGCGACGACGGCGGGCGGTGGCGCTCATTGGTGGCATTGATCGGCCATGACAACCTCAAAGATCAGCTGGGCCTGATCGCCAACCGGATCGTCGACAGCGACATCCCTAGCGAGTTGCAGCTGGCAGTGCGCGAATCGCTAATGGGATTGCTGTCGGAACAAGCTTCGTTGTCGCACCCGCGCATGTCCGACGTGTGGCGTCTGATCTGTGAGAATTGCGACCTGGGCATCGCCACCCTGCTGACCTTGGCGTCCAGCGCCCTACCTGGGAGGCGCCGGCAGCTCAGGCGGCTGCTGGGCGAGCGTGTGGTCCGGCTCACCGTCAAACCGTTCATGGACATGTCGACGATGATCGAGGAGCGGCTGATGCAGTGCTGCGTGCATGTGGGTACTCGCGCATCGCAGGATCAGTGTGCACCGTTTTGTGCGGTTCAGGCGTGGCCGGAACTGGGCCAGCAGCGGTTGTCGATGGCGGCTAAGCGGCGGCTGCCGGTGGTCGGTTGA
- a CDS encoding prolipoprotein diacylglyceryl transferase, with product MVPQWRIGPLVLPVHGMFVGLGVLVATIVFSREARRRGAVNDQSVVAVAGALVGGAIGMRLSGWAEHVNMRLNPTLLQAWEFGSRSILGGLVGAYLGVLIAKRIGGYTGKTGDLFAPAVALGMAVGRIGCHLTEAPGRPTGLPWGVHAPAATPQCPGCIAGVAMHPSFLYEIGFQLVAFVVLLWLRDRVSRPGELFVLYVAGYAVFRFLVEFVRANETVWLGLTRPQWFLLPSFALLAVRLGYGHRHGYYDSLLNRREVLT from the coding sequence GTGGTTCCGCAGTGGCGGATCGGTCCGCTAGTCCTGCCGGTGCATGGCATGTTCGTGGGGCTGGGCGTGCTGGTCGCCACGATTGTCTTCAGTCGCGAGGCGCGCCGCCGCGGTGCGGTGAACGACCAGTCGGTGGTAGCCGTGGCGGGCGCTCTCGTCGGCGGCGCGATCGGCATGAGGCTGTCGGGGTGGGCCGAACATGTCAACATGCGGTTGAACCCGACCTTGTTGCAGGCCTGGGAATTTGGTTCCCGCAGCATCCTGGGCGGCTTGGTGGGTGCCTATCTCGGCGTGCTGATCGCCAAGCGGATCGGTGGCTACACGGGCAAGACCGGCGATCTGTTCGCCCCGGCCGTTGCGTTGGGCATGGCGGTCGGTCGCATCGGCTGCCATCTCACCGAAGCGCCCGGCCGGCCGACAGGCCTGCCATGGGGAGTCCACGCCCCGGCTGCGACGCCGCAATGCCCAGGCTGCATTGCGGGCGTGGCGATGCATCCGTCGTTTCTTTACGAGATCGGGTTTCAGCTGGTCGCCTTCGTTGTTCTGCTGTGGCTGCGAGACCGCGTGTCGCGACCCGGCGAGTTATTCGTCCTCTATGTCGCGGGGTATGCGGTGTTCCGATTCTTGGTCGAGTTTGTCCGCGCCAACGAAACGGTGTGGCTGGGTTTGACGCGGCCGCAATGGTTTCTGCTGCCGTCGTTTGCGCTCCTAGCGGTCCGGCTCGGTTACGGTCATCGGCATGGCTACTACGACTCGTTGCTGAATCGGCGGGAAGTGCTGACGTGA
- a CDS encoding Rv3654c family TadE-like protein: MTASSSSPRSPHIPTCCRRWILGPRQSRPLSNDDRGSATVVAAAMVVVLLVSTGVVAYLGSVMVARHRAQAAADLAALAGAARLPAGVAAACARAERVAREMRVGDVRCGVDDLDVVVTADVAVAFAGIARATARAGPEQPPRQRVLGLFGPSMPARPTDRAPAAA, encoded by the coding sequence GTGACGGCGAGTTCCTCGTCGCCACGGTCACCGCACATTCCCACCTGTTGCCGACGTTGGATATTGGGGCCAAGGCAGTCTCGGCCGCTGAGTAACGATGACCGCGGCTCGGCTACGGTCGTCGCGGCGGCGATGGTGGTGGTTTTGCTGGTGAGCACGGGTGTGGTTGCCTACCTCGGCTCGGTGATGGTGGCGCGTCACCGCGCACAAGCGGCGGCAGATCTGGCTGCCCTGGCTGGCGCGGCACGACTACCGGCTGGCGTTGCGGCGGCCTGCGCCCGCGCGGAGCGTGTTGCTCGTGAGATGCGCGTCGGTGATGTCCGGTGTGGTGTGGACGACCTCGATGTTGTCGTCACGGCGGACGTCGCCGTTGCGTTTGCCGGTATCGCGCGGGCGACCGCGCGGGCCGGTCCCGAGCAGCCACCGCGACAACGTGTCCTGGGTTTGTTCGGCCCGTCTATGCCAGCACGGCCGACCGACCGCGCACCAGCGGCAGCGTGA
- a CDS encoding DUF4244 domain-containing protein — MINMFRALAARMTLLVADDSGMSTVEYAIGTIAAAAFGAILYSVVTGDSIVSALNRIIGRALSTKV, encoded by the coding sequence ATGATCAACATGTTTCGCGCACTCGCGGCGCGGATGACGTTGCTGGTCGCCGACGACTCGGGGATGTCCACCGTGGAGTACGCCATCGGGACAATCGCGGCGGCAGCCTTCGGCGCAATCCTCTACTCGGTCGTCACCGGAGATTCGATCGTGTCGGCCTTGAACCGCATCATCGGCCGCGCGCTCAGCACCAAGGTCTAG
- a CDS encoding type II secretion system F family protein translates to MSAAAVLLAIAVWVSAGPSEVRARAGIARRVQRMRGGQVHGPGGGRDPLAVASSLDVLAVCLAAGMAVSTAAAAAVRSASPQLAGVLRRAADLLALGADPNVAWSPPDLPTGALDPQVEAFLRLARRSASSGAALADGVVELAARSRDEAAHAAAATAERAGVLIAGPLGLCFLPAFVCLGLVPVVVGLAGDVAQSGLM, encoded by the coding sequence GTGAGCGCGGCGGCGGTACTGCTGGCCATAGCTGTGTGGGTGAGTGCCGGCCCATCGGAGGTGCGGGCACGCGCCGGAATAGCTCGGCGCGTGCAGCGAATGCGGGGCGGGCAGGTGCACGGGCCGGGGGGCGGGCGGGATCCGTTGGCGGTGGCATCGAGTCTGGATGTGTTGGCCGTCTGTCTGGCGGCAGGAATGGCGGTATCGACGGCCGCGGCCGCGGCCGTCCGATCCGCGTCCCCACAGTTGGCGGGCGTGTTGCGCCGGGCTGCCGACTTGCTGGCCTTGGGTGCCGACCCCAACGTTGCCTGGTCGCCGCCCGATCTTCCGACTGGCGCGCTCGATCCGCAGGTCGAAGCATTCTTGCGGTTGGCGCGCCGTTCGGCATCCTCAGGTGCGGCACTAGCGGACGGTGTCGTCGAACTGGCCGCCCGGTCGCGCGATGAGGCCGCACACGCCGCCGCCGCAACCGCCGAACGAGCCGGCGTGTTGATAGCGGGTCCGCTGGGATTGTGCTTTTTGCCGGCGTTCGTGTGCCTGGGCCTAGTCCCGGTGGTGGTTGGCCTGGCCGGCGACGTCGCGCAGTCGGGCCTGATGTGA
- a CDS encoding type II secretion system F family protein yields the protein MTGPAPAALILAIAVLLVPSAPRHRLVRKDSGRGRVRLINSGWLGCIAGCVSAGVAIVVPPTTVVAAAVVGATASLRYRRRRRGQRSCRETRALEAGLESLVGELRAGAHPVRAFSVAADEASGPVSAAFGAVAARARLGADVAAGLRSIARDSALPGYWERLAVSWQLANDHGLAIATVMRAAQRDIAERQRFSARMASGMAGARASATVLAGLPVLGVLLGQLIGARPVSFLLSGSAGGWLLVAGITLACAGLLWSDRITDWPAS from the coding sequence ATGACCGGGCCGGCGCCCGCTGCCCTGATACTGGCGATCGCCGTGCTTCTCGTGCCCTCAGCGCCACGACACCGGCTCGTACGGAAGGACTCCGGGCGTGGGCGAGTCCGGTTGATCAACAGCGGATGGCTCGGCTGCATCGCCGGATGCGTCAGTGCCGGCGTGGCCATCGTGGTGCCGCCAACGACCGTCGTCGCCGCCGCGGTGGTGGGCGCAACCGCGAGCCTGCGCTACCGGCGCCGCCGTCGCGGCCAACGAAGCTGTAGGGAGACGCGGGCGCTCGAAGCGGGCCTCGAATCGCTGGTCGGCGAGCTGCGCGCCGGTGCCCATCCGGTGCGGGCGTTCAGCGTTGCTGCGGACGAGGCCAGTGGCCCCGTTTCTGCCGCCTTTGGCGCGGTCGCGGCGCGCGCAAGATTGGGTGCCGACGTTGCCGCGGGCCTGCGGTCGATCGCCCGAGACTCGGCGCTTCCCGGGTACTGGGAGCGCCTAGCGGTGAGCTGGCAGCTGGCCAATGATCATGGCTTGGCCATAGCTACCGTCATGCGGGCTGCGCAACGTGATATTGCTGAGCGGCAGAGGTTTTCGGCGCGGATGGCATCGGGGATGGCCGGAGCGCGGGCCAGTGCGACTGTATTGGCGGGCTTGCCGGTGCTCGGGGTGCTGCTCGGGCAGCTCATTGGGGCCCGGCCGGTGAGCTTCCTGCTGAGCGGGTCTGCGGGCGGATGGTTGCTGGTGGCCGGAATTACCCTGGCGTGCGCTGGGCTGTTGTGGTCGGACCGGATTACCGATTGGCCGGCATCTTGA
- a CDS encoding TadA family conjugal transfer-associated ATPase, which produces MTGSLIERVRERLAAEPAPLRPSIVAAAIRAESGGVLGDTEVLANLRVLQTELTGAGILEPLLRADGTTDVLVIAPDSVWVDDGNGLRRSEVRFADEAAVRRLAQRLALAAGRRLDDAQPWVDGQLTGIGARGFAVRLHAVLPPLAVGGTCLSLRVLRPATQDLAALTAVGAVDPTAAAMVADIIAARLAFLVCGGTGAGKTTLLAAMLGAVSPGERIVCVEDAAELAPRHPHLVKLVARCANVEGVGEVTVRELVRQALRMRPDRIVVGEVRGAEAVDLLAALNTGHEGGAGTVHANSPGEVPARLEALGALGGLDRGALHSQLAAAVRVLLHVGRDRIGRRRLSEIALLRQSDTGQVEAVTAWHADRGLTADAAALRGLLSGRVSR; this is translated from the coding sequence GTGACGGGCTCGCTGATCGAGCGCGTCCGCGAACGGCTGGCCGCCGAACCTGCCCCGCTGCGCCCCAGCATTGTGGCGGCGGCAATTCGTGCCGAGTCCGGTGGGGTACTCGGCGACACCGAGGTGTTGGCCAATCTTCGGGTCTTGCAGACCGAACTGACCGGTGCCGGCATCCTCGAACCGCTGCTGCGCGCCGACGGCACGACCGACGTCTTGGTCATCGCACCCGACTCGGTGTGGGTCGACGATGGAAACGGTTTGCGGCGCAGTGAAGTTCGTTTTGCCGACGAGGCGGCGGTGCGGCGACTGGCGCAACGCCTGGCGTTGGCGGCGGGACGCCGTCTTGACGACGCGCAACCGTGGGTGGACGGGCAGTTGACGGGAATCGGTGCGAGAGGCTTCGCGGTGCGGTTGCATGCGGTGTTGCCACCGTTGGCGGTTGGAGGCACGTGTTTGTCGTTGCGGGTGCTTCGTCCGGCTACACAGGATCTGGCCGCGCTGACCGCCGTTGGGGCTGTCGACCCCACGGCCGCTGCGATGGTTGCCGACATCATCGCCGCTCGGCTGGCCTTTCTCGTGTGCGGTGGGACTGGGGCCGGCAAGACCACGCTGTTGGCGGCGATGTTGGGTGCGGTTTCGCCCGGTGAGCGGATCGTTTGCGTCGAGGACGCCGCCGAGCTAGCACCGCGTCATCCGCATCTGGTCAAGCTAGTCGCCCGGTGTGCGAACGTCGAAGGTGTTGGCGAGGTCACTGTGCGCGAACTTGTCCGACAGGCGTTGCGGATGCGGCCCGACCGCATTGTGGTCGGCGAGGTTCGCGGCGCCGAAGCGGTGGATTTGCTTGCTGCGCTGAATACCGGCCATGAGGGCGGCGCGGGCACGGTGCACGCGAACAGCCCGGGCGAGGTACCGGCCCGCCTGGAAGCGTTGGGGGCACTCGGCGGCCTCGACCGGGGAGCCTTGCATAGCCAGCTCGCCGCGGCCGTCCGAGTACTGCTCCACGTTGGGCGAGACCGGATCGGTCGCCGCAGGCTCAGTGAGATTGCCCTCCTGCGCCAATCCGACACCGGGCAGGTTGAAGCCGTGACTGCGTGGCATGCGGACCGCGGCCTGACCGCCGACGCCGCCGCCCTGCGCGGCTTGTTGAGCGGTCGGGTATCGAGATGA
- the ssd gene encoding septum site-determining protein Ssd: MVTDPQLRDELDRVAAAVGVRVVYAGTGNSVGRRIWSGAACVVLDQAAADRCGQLGLPRRARVTVLTATEPVTNTWIAAICVGAQNVLTMPDQERELIRELAEATEAAPGDGNRGEVLAVIGGRGGAGASMFASALALAAGDALLVDLDPWGGGIDLLLGGESTPGLRWPDLAVQGGRLNWPAVRDALPRHRGISVLSGSRSGYEPEAAPVEAVIDAGRRGGVTVVGDLPRCLTDATQAALDAADLVVLVSSCDVRACAATATLAPALAAINPNLGLVVRGPAPGGLRAAEFADTIGVPLLASVRVQPRVAEQLEHGGLRLRRRSALAAAARRVLGVLPHQGSGRDAAAGGRAA; the protein is encoded by the coding sequence ATGGTGACTGATCCGCAATTGCGCGACGAATTGGACCGGGTCGCCGCCGCCGTCGGGGTGCGGGTTGTGTATGCGGGCACGGGTAATTCGGTAGGTAGAAGGATTTGGTCGGGCGCGGCATGCGTGGTGCTCGACCAGGCGGCTGCCGATCGGTGTGGGCAGCTGGGCTTGCCGCGAAGGGCCCGCGTCACCGTCCTCACTGCCACCGAACCCGTGACGAATACCTGGATCGCCGCCATCTGTGTGGGTGCGCAGAACGTGCTGACGATGCCCGACCAAGAACGTGAACTGATCCGCGAGCTCGCCGAGGCCACCGAGGCGGCCCCCGGGGACGGAAACCGCGGGGAGGTCCTGGCGGTCATCGGGGGCCGTGGTGGTGCAGGGGCTTCCATGTTCGCGTCGGCATTGGCGCTAGCCGCCGGCGACGCGTTGCTGGTGGACCTCGATCCGTGGGGCGGCGGAATCGATCTGCTGTTGGGGGGCGAGAGCACACCGGGTCTGCGCTGGCCTGACTTGGCTGTGCAGGGTGGGCGACTCAACTGGCCGGCCGTGCGCGACGCCCTTCCGCGCCACCGGGGGATCAGCGTGCTCTCAGGAAGCCGGAGTGGCTACGAGCCGGAGGCCGCACCGGTAGAGGCTGTGATCGATGCCGGCCGCCGGGGCGGAGTGACGGTGGTCGGTGACCTTCCGCGTTGTCTGACGGATGCCACCCAAGCCGCGTTGGACGCCGCCGATCTTGTGGTGCTGGTGAGCTCATGCGATGTGCGGGCGTGCGCCGCCACCGCGACTCTCGCACCAGCGCTGGCCGCGATCAACCCCAACCTCGGGTTGGTGGTGCGGGGCCCGGCGCCTGGGGGATTGCGGGCGGCGGAATTTGCCGACACCATCGGTGTGCCCTTGTTGGCATCGGTGCGGGTGCAGCCGAGGGTAGCTGAGCAGCTCGAACACGGTGGTCTTCGGTTGCGACGCCGGTCCGCGTTGGCAGCGGCGGCCCGCCGGGTGCTTGGCGTGTTGCCGCACCAGGGTTCGGGTAGGGACGCAGCGGCAGGTGGTAGGGCAGCGTGA